The following proteins are encoded in a genomic region of Ornithodoros turicata isolate Travis chromosome 6, ASM3712646v1, whole genome shotgun sequence:
- the LOC135397321 gene encoding protein PHTF1-like isoform X1, with protein MGLDDTLVWYQKKIGAYDKDVCGKSLEQRILRGVSAIPKKSAKIKAELIDIDLVRGSTFKKSKPQNSWLALATNGIVRVLLFPLYFTWWKTQTSGGISIFLLILYVLQLVAIYLHSIQDESYVSENTITEVLTPIAMMLVLGIMHAQVVATYSTNGQISTVRRPKPGRQKRVKRKTRTRVLYEGKSSPGTASEEKTESQWSEINAQRVTTAHSGNDAKRTKTKEDLLGSLRHAVQGCINSSLHDSTHHNSRHESPKRQHTSKKNSDEESGLESLGNHNGTEELFAVQDISTKLPSSPKSCQQVPSNDQVRKSSPCLADEKSLPSSEDDEFFVARKNSLRDQRPFWKANPFSSTAEPGSHLSELSQPQGLLYCVLKESQDKEIQRRRSSPPDLPPSTSTVRSRRTRVARFTPPPSLRLLRQESNSSCESDKDTTSPNTPIKPPASDSEWPLLSNTDCNGYTSSSEGIEEDGPDDCEENPANDNAGAFAGTQAGLDKVSCTIWEHGECKKVDLSVMDIASAIIYKVDCMKHSSEYILLGFILTCVTSSLPLLFRLQSSSALDGVVLDADALVISLPREVRRLPEVLHDALYQSHWSSSSILPLISLLGQFCFGTVFFFLLSVAERTFKQRFLYAKYFCHLTSARRALRSDLPHFRLNKVRNIKTWLSVRSYLKKHGPQRSVDVIVSTAFIIGVCILSLLCVHWLKENEQFAERLYSWEMVCWSMALGIFLMRFMILGSKINNKYRNLSVLITEQINLYLHMEQKPHKKEELILANNVLKLAADLLKELESPFKISGLCANPYLYNITKVVCLSAFSAALTELFGFKLKLHKIKIK; from the exons ATGGGGCTCGATGACACGCTGGTTTGGTATCAGAAGAAG ATTGGAGCATATGACAAAGATGTGTGCGGCAAGAGCTTAGAGCAGCGTATTCTGCGG GGCGTGAGCGCTATACCGAAGAAGTCGGCTAAAATTAAGGCAGAACTGATTGACATCGACCTTGTCAGAG GATCTACATTCAAAAAGTCAAAGCCACAAAATAGCTGGCTTGCCCTAGCAACCAATGGAATCGTTCGGGTGCTCCTCTTTCCTCTCTACTTCACATG GTGGAAGACGCAGACAAGCGGTGGAATATCGATATTCCTCCTCATCCTCTACGTGTTGCAGCTCGTGGCCATATATTTGCATTCCATACAGGACGAATCCTATGTCTCG GAGAATACTATAACTGAAGTTTTGACGCCCATAGCCATGATGCTGGTTTTGGGCATCATGCATGCACAAGTGGTAGCTACGTACAGTACCAATGGACAGATAAGCACAGTCAGGAGACCAAAGCC AGGCCGACAAAAACGGGTGAAGCGAAAGACGCGGACGCGCGTTCTCTATGAAGGAAAATCCTCGCCTGGAACAGCGTCTGAAGAGAAGACAGAAAGTCAGTGGTCAGAGATTAATGCTCAGAGGGTGACGACGGCACACTCAGGGAACGATGCCAAGAGGACGAAAACAAAGGAGGATCTGCTAGGAAGTCTTCGGCACGCAGTGCAGGGATGCATCAATTCGAGTCTGCACGACTCGACACATCACAATTCCCGGCACGAAT CCCCAAAACGACAACACACGAGCAAAAAGAACTCGGATGAAGAGAGTGGCCTGGAGAGCTTGGGCAACCACAACGGCACTGAGGAGCTGTTTGCGGTGCAGGATATATCGACAAAGCTGCCGTCCAGCCCGAAGAGCTGCCAGCAGGTACCTTCGAACGACCAGGTCCGGAAATCGTCCCCGTGTCTGGCAGACGAAAAGTCATTACCCAGCTCGGAGGACGACGAGTTTTTCGTCGCACGCAAGAATTCATTGCGTGACCAGCGCC CCTTCTGGAAAGCCAATCCTTTTTCCTCGACCGCTGAGCCCGGCAGCCACCTGTCAGAACTGTCCCAACCTCAGGGCCTTTTGTACTGTGTCTTGAAAGAGTCCCAAGACAAAGAGATCCAACGGCGCAGGTCGTCTCCGCCGGACCTCCCTCCGTCGACGTCCACCGTGCGAAGCAGGCGAACCCGTGTTGCCCGATTCACTCCGCCACCATCTCTGCGTCTGCTGCGGCAGGAGTCCAACAGCTCCTGCGAGTCGGACAAGGACACCACGTCTCCTAATACGCCCATCAAG CCTCCAGCGTCGGACAGCGAGTGGCCGCTTCTGTCAAACACAGATTGCAACGGCTACACTTCCAGTTCTGAAGGCATAGAAGAGGACGGCCCTGACGACTGTGAGGAAAATCCAGCTAACGAT aATGCTGGTGCATTTGCTGGTACACAGGCCGGCCTGGATAAAG TGAGCTGCACTATCTGGGAGCATGGCGAATGTAAGAAAGTGGACTTATCAGTCATGGACATCGCGTCGGCAATTATTTATAAG GTGGACTGCATGAAACACAGTTCAGAATACATCTTACTCGGATTCATCCTGACGTGCGTGACATCGTCACTTCCGCTGCTGTTCAGACTTCAGAGCTCGTCTGCACTCGACGGAGTTGTTCTCGATGCAGACGCCCTCGTCATAAGTCTACCTCGGGAAGTCCGTCGTCTGCCTGAGGTTCTTCACGATGCTCTTTATCAGTCACATTGGAG CAGTTCATCAATTCTGCCACTGATCTCATTGCTCGGGCAGTTTTGTTTTGGCACCGTATTCTTCTTTTTACTGTCCGTAGCTGAAAGGACTTTTAAGCAG AGGTTCCTTTATGCCAAATACTTCTGTCATCTCACGTCTGCAAGGAGAGCCCTAAGGTCGGACTTGCCTCATTTTCGCCTCAATAAGGTCCGCAACATAAAGACTTGGCTCTCCGTCCGTTCCTACCTCAAG AAACACGGTCCTCAAAGATCTGTCGATGTCATTGTGTCCACTGCATTTATCATCGGGGTGTGCATTTTATCGCTGCTCTGCGTCCAT TGGCTCAAGGAGAATGAGCAGTTTGCCGAGCGGTTGTATAGTTGGGAGATGGTATGCTGGAGCATGGCACTGGGTATTTTTCTCATGAGATTTATGATCCTTGGCTCGAAGATAAACAACAAGTACAGGAATCTGTCTGTACTCATCACGGAGCAG ATCAACTTGTATTTACACATGGAGCAGAAACCGCACAAGAAAGAAGAACTCATTTTAGCTAACAATGTCCTCAAATTAGCTGCTGATCTGCTCAAG GAACTCGAAAGCCCCTTCAAAATCTCTGGGCTCTGTGCAAATCCCTACCTGTACAACATCACCAAAGTAGTCTGTCTGTCAGCATTTTCAGCTGCACTCACCGAACTGTTTGGCTTTAAGCTGAAGCTGCACAAGATCAAGATCAAGTGA
- the LOC135397321 gene encoding protein PHTF1-like isoform X2 has protein sequence MGLDDTLVWYQKKIGAYDKDVCGKSLEQRILRGVSAIPKKSAKIKAELIDIDLVRGSTFKKSKPQNSWLALATNGIVRVLLFPLYFTWWKTQTSGGISIFLLILYVLQLVAIYLHSIQDESYVSENTITEVLTPIAMMLVLGIMHAQVVATYSTNGQISTVRRPKPGRQKRVKRKTRTRVLYEGKSSPGTASEEKTESQWSEINAQRVTTAHSGNDAKRTKTKEDLLGSLRHAVQGCINSSLHDSTHHNSRHESPKRQHTSKKNSDEESGLESLGNHNGTEELFAVQDISTKLPSSPKSCQQVPSNDQVRKSSPCLADEKSLPSSEDDEFFVARKNSLRDQRPFWKANPFSSTAEPGSHLSELSQPQGLLYCVLKESQDKEIQRRRSSPPDLPPSTSTVRSRRTRVARFTPPPSLRLLRQESNSSCESDKDTTSPNTPIKPPASDSEWPLLSNTDCNGYTSSSEGIEEDGPDDCEENPANDNAGAFAGTQAGLDKVSCTIWEHGECKKVDLSVMDIASAIIYKVDCMKHSSEYILLGFILTCVTSSLPLLFRLQSSSALDGVVLDADALVISLPREVRRLPEVLHDALYQSHWSSSILPLISLLGQFCFGTVFFFLLSVAERTFKQRFLYAKYFCHLTSARRALRSDLPHFRLNKVRNIKTWLSVRSYLKKHGPQRSVDVIVSTAFIIGVCILSLLCVHWLKENEQFAERLYSWEMVCWSMALGIFLMRFMILGSKINNKYRNLSVLITEQINLYLHMEQKPHKKEELILANNVLKLAADLLKELESPFKISGLCANPYLYNITKVVCLSAFSAALTELFGFKLKLHKIKIK, from the exons ATGGGGCTCGATGACACGCTGGTTTGGTATCAGAAGAAG ATTGGAGCATATGACAAAGATGTGTGCGGCAAGAGCTTAGAGCAGCGTATTCTGCGG GGCGTGAGCGCTATACCGAAGAAGTCGGCTAAAATTAAGGCAGAACTGATTGACATCGACCTTGTCAGAG GATCTACATTCAAAAAGTCAAAGCCACAAAATAGCTGGCTTGCCCTAGCAACCAATGGAATCGTTCGGGTGCTCCTCTTTCCTCTCTACTTCACATG GTGGAAGACGCAGACAAGCGGTGGAATATCGATATTCCTCCTCATCCTCTACGTGTTGCAGCTCGTGGCCATATATTTGCATTCCATACAGGACGAATCCTATGTCTCG GAGAATACTATAACTGAAGTTTTGACGCCCATAGCCATGATGCTGGTTTTGGGCATCATGCATGCACAAGTGGTAGCTACGTACAGTACCAATGGACAGATAAGCACAGTCAGGAGACCAAAGCC AGGCCGACAAAAACGGGTGAAGCGAAAGACGCGGACGCGCGTTCTCTATGAAGGAAAATCCTCGCCTGGAACAGCGTCTGAAGAGAAGACAGAAAGTCAGTGGTCAGAGATTAATGCTCAGAGGGTGACGACGGCACACTCAGGGAACGATGCCAAGAGGACGAAAACAAAGGAGGATCTGCTAGGAAGTCTTCGGCACGCAGTGCAGGGATGCATCAATTCGAGTCTGCACGACTCGACACATCACAATTCCCGGCACGAAT CCCCAAAACGACAACACACGAGCAAAAAGAACTCGGATGAAGAGAGTGGCCTGGAGAGCTTGGGCAACCACAACGGCACTGAGGAGCTGTTTGCGGTGCAGGATATATCGACAAAGCTGCCGTCCAGCCCGAAGAGCTGCCAGCAGGTACCTTCGAACGACCAGGTCCGGAAATCGTCCCCGTGTCTGGCAGACGAAAAGTCATTACCCAGCTCGGAGGACGACGAGTTTTTCGTCGCACGCAAGAATTCATTGCGTGACCAGCGCC CCTTCTGGAAAGCCAATCCTTTTTCCTCGACCGCTGAGCCCGGCAGCCACCTGTCAGAACTGTCCCAACCTCAGGGCCTTTTGTACTGTGTCTTGAAAGAGTCCCAAGACAAAGAGATCCAACGGCGCAGGTCGTCTCCGCCGGACCTCCCTCCGTCGACGTCCACCGTGCGAAGCAGGCGAACCCGTGTTGCCCGATTCACTCCGCCACCATCTCTGCGTCTGCTGCGGCAGGAGTCCAACAGCTCCTGCGAGTCGGACAAGGACACCACGTCTCCTAATACGCCCATCAAG CCTCCAGCGTCGGACAGCGAGTGGCCGCTTCTGTCAAACACAGATTGCAACGGCTACACTTCCAGTTCTGAAGGCATAGAAGAGGACGGCCCTGACGACTGTGAGGAAAATCCAGCTAACGAT aATGCTGGTGCATTTGCTGGTACACAGGCCGGCCTGGATAAAG TGAGCTGCACTATCTGGGAGCATGGCGAATGTAAGAAAGTGGACTTATCAGTCATGGACATCGCGTCGGCAATTATTTATAAG GTGGACTGCATGAAACACAGTTCAGAATACATCTTACTCGGATTCATCCTGACGTGCGTGACATCGTCACTTCCGCTGCTGTTCAGACTTCAGAGCTCGTCTGCACTCGACGGAGTTGTTCTCGATGCAGACGCCCTCGTCATAAGTCTACCTCGGGAAGTCCGTCGTCTGCCTGAGGTTCTTCACGATGCTCTTTATCAGTCACATTGGAG TTCATCAATTCTGCCACTGATCTCATTGCTCGGGCAGTTTTGTTTTGGCACCGTATTCTTCTTTTTACTGTCCGTAGCTGAAAGGACTTTTAAGCAG AGGTTCCTTTATGCCAAATACTTCTGTCATCTCACGTCTGCAAGGAGAGCCCTAAGGTCGGACTTGCCTCATTTTCGCCTCAATAAGGTCCGCAACATAAAGACTTGGCTCTCCGTCCGTTCCTACCTCAAG AAACACGGTCCTCAAAGATCTGTCGATGTCATTGTGTCCACTGCATTTATCATCGGGGTGTGCATTTTATCGCTGCTCTGCGTCCAT TGGCTCAAGGAGAATGAGCAGTTTGCCGAGCGGTTGTATAGTTGGGAGATGGTATGCTGGAGCATGGCACTGGGTATTTTTCTCATGAGATTTATGATCCTTGGCTCGAAGATAAACAACAAGTACAGGAATCTGTCTGTACTCATCACGGAGCAG ATCAACTTGTATTTACACATGGAGCAGAAACCGCACAAGAAAGAAGAACTCATTTTAGCTAACAATGTCCTCAAATTAGCTGCTGATCTGCTCAAG GAACTCGAAAGCCCCTTCAAAATCTCTGGGCTCTGTGCAAATCCCTACCTGTACAACATCACCAAAGTAGTCTGTCTGTCAGCATTTTCAGCTGCACTCACCGAACTGTTTGGCTTTAAGCTGAAGCTGCACAAGATCAAGATCAAGTGA
- the LOC135397319 gene encoding polyadenylate-binding protein 2-B-like: MADGDTSVENGDSLSEVQENGEHQDSTTELLDETLGDEHGLDDPELEAIKARVREMEEEAEKLKQMQSEVEKQMSISSPTGSLGLTLEEKMEVDARSIYVGNVDYGATAEELEQHFHGCGSINRVTILCDKFTGHPKGFAYIEFSDKDSIQTAMALDESLFRGRQIKVMTKRTNRPGISSTNRPPRGRFRRAARGGGFYGGGGGYRFPRRAYRPRRASWYYPY; encoded by the coding sequence ATGGCTGACGGCGACACATCGGTGGAGAACGGAGATAGCCTGTCCGAAGTGCAAGAAAATGGGGAACATCAGGATTCGACGACAGAACTTCTCGACGAGACCCTGGGCGACGAACACGGCCTCGACGACCCGGAACTCGAAGCCATCAAAGCCCGCGTCCGCGAAATGGAAGAAGAAGCCGAGAAACTGAAACAGATGCAGAGCGAAGTAGAGAAACAGATGAGCATCAGTTCACCTACCGGTTCGTTAGGCCTGACACTTGAAGAGAAAATGGAAGTGGATGCCCGGTCCATATACGTGGGAAACGTCGACTACGGGGCCACGGCCGAAGAATTAGAGCAACACTTTCACGGCTGCGGTTCCATCAACAGAGTAACCATACTTTGCGATAAGTTTACGGGGCATCCCAAAGGATTTGCGTATATCGAGTTCTCGGACAAGGACTCCATACAGACAGCCATGGCTTTGGACGAATCCTTGTTCAGAGGGAGGCAGATCAAAGTGATGACGAAGCGCACTAACAGGCCCGGGATCAGTTCGACAAACCGACCGCCCAGGGGTCGATTCCGCCGCGCTGCGCGCGGTGGCGGTTTCTACGGTGGCGGTGGTGGGTACCGGTTCCCGCGCAGAGCGTACCGACCGCGCCGAGCCTCCTGGTACTATCCCTACTAG